The stretch of DNA AGCTCTTCGATGATCGAAAGTTTAGAATTTGAAGATGAACCGCAAAGTGAGAGCTGTGCAACGGGTGCTATGATGGCGGGGAAATGCGAAGTCGATGCAAAAGAGGTTTTAAACACCCCTTTTGTTCAAAGAGCAACTGAGCTTTTTGATCCTCAAAAAATTCAAATTCGCCAAAAGGTTTAATGACGATGGAAAAAATCCTTATCCTCAATACAGGTGGCACATTTAACAAACGCTACAATCCTCTTAAAGGTGAGCTTGAAGTTCCAAATGATGGTATTGCATTAGAGGCAATTTTACGTTATTGTAACAACACTTCGTATGAGCTTTTAAACATTATTCACAAAGACAGTCTTGATATGGACGAAAATGATCGAGAACTTATCGTAAAAACCATTCAAGACTCTTCGTGCCACAAAGTTTTGATTATTCATGGCACCGATACCATGGACGTTACCGCTACTTTTTTAGCTTTACATGTAAAAGACAAAATCATCACGCTAACAGGTGCCATGGTTCCTTTTAGCATCGACACCGTTGAGGCAACCAGCAATTTTATGCTGGCACTTGGTGATTTGATGTGTCGCGAAAAAAATGGAGTCAATCTTGCCATGCACGGCGCAATTGCAGGTCATGGAAGTATTTATAAAAACAGACAAAAAGGGATTTTCGAGCTTTGCTAAGAAGCTCGTAACTCCTCAGTCTTACGAAAGATATAGTGACTCATAACAATCACATAATAAGGATAAATAATAACCCCTAAAAAGGGAATGATGGTAAGCGCAAAACAGACCAATGAAATGCCTCTCATCTGCCCAGCATACATCCGCTTTAACGCCTTATACTCTTCACTTGAATTCACCATTGAAGAAACATCTAAAACCAAAAGCTTATGAAACAGGTAAAACACAGGCAGCAGTAAAGCAAAATTAAATACGGGTATAAAAACCAAAGGTGACAGTAGCAAAAACATTAGAGTCGTCCATAGGAGCGTTTTAAGGACTATCCATACATAGCTTATAAGTCCCATACCACGAAATGCAACCGTTGGATAATAGAGTGAACCAATCTCTTTAATGAAATAACCTGCAAAAAGCCCTACGATGACCGAATAAACCATCAAGAAAAGGTAGTAAACAACCATAGCAGAAGTAAAAAAGAAAAGAATCGCTACAACCGTTTTAGTGATAAAAATAAGTGAGACCATGCTCAAAAACCAACTCTGCTCTATGCTTCCTTCAAAACTCTGCAAACTCTGTGCGATCCAAGCAGAAAGTGCGCTTACACCTCCAAAGAGAAGCCAAATAGCCCCAATAAATACGATGATGGTTAAGATAAAAGAGAGCAAGGAGACAAGCAACACTCTTGGAGAAAAGGTATCTCCAAGAGCAAGAGCAAAGATGTTAGTTTTTGAAATTGTATTCATTTACTTTACTGAATCGTTTTACCATTGACACTAATTGCGCCTTTTTTCATAGCAATTTCATAGATGAAAAAATCGCCTTCAGGCTTACCAAGTGCAAAATCTTCCGCAGAAGTCAATCCCATAGCTTCAAGCGTTGCACGGTCATCTTTGTGAACTTTGACTTTTGATGTAATATCCAAAAGCCCAAGAAGTGCGAGAGGACTCTCTTTGTCTGTGTATTGATTTTGTACAATCTCAAGCGTTGTATCAACACTCACGTCTTTAAGATTCATCATGTCTGAATTCAGTCCTTTAAGAGCAATGCCAAGGTCGAGTTTTACACCATGATTGACAAGTGCGACAAAATCGTCGATTAAGACTTTATCATCCGGGGTCGTTGCTCCTAAAAGCAGTGTATTGTAATCCGCTTGAACTTTTTTCATTGTATCTGAGTTGATCCCTCTTAAAAAGAGTTTTGCAAAAAGTTTTTCAAGTGTAACATCTGCACTGCTATTATTGACAACGATGTTATCAAGCGTATAATCTGCTTTGATTTGAAGATCTTTTTTCACATCTTCAACGCTGCTATTAGCTTTAAGAGAACCTAGATCAAATTTGGTATTGGAGTACTCGTCATTGACTTCTAGTGTATACTTGCCAATTTTGATGTCGCCTTTATTGTTCAGATCGTCTTTATAGCTAAAGTTATAGACAAAATCTTTTAACTCACTTTTAAACACAAACATTTCACTATCAACACCGAAATTTTGCTTACCAACGCCTAGCACACCTTGTACCACCCCACCGTTTTCATTTAACGTTAGTAGTTGCTTTTCAGTGTCAATGTTCAGGGTTGAACCTTCGGTTTTAATCTGCTCTTTAATATCTTTAAAGCGTACATCTTTGAGTTTTTCATCACTTCCAAATGTCATATCAACCGCGAGTACACCACGTGCTAAAAGAGGTAAAATGGCATCACTTGCCGCTTTATCGTTAGCAAGCTCATCTTGAAGCGATTTAGGTAATTGATCAAGGCTTAAAGAGATTTTTACGTCACTTGGCAAAAGGTTAGAGTGCGTCATTTCACCTTTAAATTTTAAACCATCAAATCCTGCATTAATGCTTCCGTCTGTTTCATCTTTCAGACTTTGGACAAAAAGCTTATATTGTGCATTTTTATCGATAAGTTTTGCGAGTAAAAAGTCACGTGCTTTTTTGGCATCAGCTACTTCAAGACTAAAAGTTCTTTGACTTGTAAAGTAACCGCTTTTGCTTAAAATGTCTTGTTTCAAACCATTTTGGGCAAGTAAAACCTTGTTTGCCTCGATGGCACTATCGACTTTTTGCGAAATGACAAGAGGCGTTGCCGCGATGGCTGCCACAACTACGGCTGAAATAACCAGATATTTTGTTTTTGACATAAAAAGCCTTTATTATTTGTAACCTATGACGTAATAGGTATTTTTGTTAGGAACTTTTTCCAAAGTAATTTTATATTTTGCTGCCCATTTGGTAATCATCTCATTGACCTCATCAACCAATTCTGCACCTGCTGCTTCATTTTTGATTTTGAAGTAATCTTTGTTACTTGAGAGTGCCACAAATGAATGATGCGCTTTGAGTGCATCGTGCAAAGCGATGAGATGTTTTTCAACATGCTCAAAACCTACTGTGTTGTTGATGACGCGCTCAAGTTGCGCTTCCGCATTGGGAGTAACGCTGTAGCCTAGTTGTGTTAAGATCGCCTGTTTCTGCATTATTTTTCTCCTTTAATTTCGTTAACGTTTTTGTGCGATAAGCACATCTTCAATCATTTTTGAAATATCACCGTCTAAAATATTATTGACCTGAGAGTAAGCAATGTTGCTTCGATTGTCTTTGACTTGCTGGTACGGAGCTAAAACATAACTGCGTATCTGATGTCCCCAGCCGATCTCACTTTTTTCAACACCGTCTTTTTCCGCTTGCTGTTTTTCAAGTTCAAACTCATACAGACGCGATTTCAACATTTTCATCGCCGAAGCTCTGTTCTTATGTTGTGATCTGTCATTTTGACACTGCACGACAATGCCAGTTGGCATGTGTGTGATACGAATGGCACTATCGGTTTTATTGACATGCTGTCCGCCTGCTCCACCTGAACGATACGTATCGACTTTAAGGTCACGATCTTCTATAACAATGTCTATGTCATCATCAACCTCAGGTGAAACCATCACCGAACTAAAAGAGGTATGACGTTTGGCATTGGCATCAAAAGGGCTAATGCGAACAAGGCGATGAATGCCATTTTCGACTTTGAGATAGCCATACGCATTTTCACCACTGATGATAAAACTGACATCTTTAAGCCCAGCTTCTTCACCCTCTTGGTAGTCTAAGACTTCCACTTTAAAACCAGAGCGTTCAGCCCATCTAAGGTACATTCTGTACAAAATGCTTGCCCAGTCTTGACTCTCTGTTCCACCCGCACCTGGATGAATGGAAATAATAGCGTTTTTGTTATCATTCTCGCCACTGAGCATCATGGCGATCTCTAAGTTGCTGATGTGTTCTTCCAAATGTTCAGCATCTTTATAAAGCTCTTCAACGGTGGCTTCATCATTTTCACTGTTTGCCATTTCATACAAATCTACGGCATCCATAACAACATTTTTTGCTTTGGTGTAACGTGTAAGTAACGAGTTGAGTGCCGTTTTTTCTTTTTGCATCTCAGCCGCTTTTTTTGCATCATTCCAAAATTCGGGGTTTTGTTCGATCATTTCAATCTCTGCAAGCCTTGATGTCAGATCTTCTGGCTTGATAATCTGTGCGATGTTGTCCACTTTGGTGGTTAATTTTTTGAGAAGTTCGGTGTATTCGTAACTATCCAAATGGTTTCCTTTTGCTATAATACTCGCTTCAATTTAAGAGACCTCTGTTAAAAAACGTTTCTTAGAAGTCTAGTATTATATTTTACTCAAAAGTGCCTAAAATGAAAATAGTAAAAACTATTGAAGAATTATCCCAAGCAAGAAAAGAGCTTCAAGGATCCGTCGGCTTCGTGCCAACCATGGGAGCATTGCATAACGGACACCTCTCTTTAATGCAAAAATCAATCGCTGAAAATGAACATACCATTGTCTCTGTTTTTGTCAATCCTACTCAATTTTTAGAAGGGGAAGATTTTCATAAATATCCTCAGCGTACCCAAGCCGATATTAAAATATGCGAACTTGCGGGTGTGGCAATTTTATTTATGCCAAACCCTGATGTTATGTACGCTCCACTTGAACCTAGTATTCTAGCGCCTAGCTCCAAAGCTTACATTTTAGAAGGACTTGCGCGCCCAGGTCATTTTGATGGTGTTTTACGCGTGGTTTTAAAACTTTTCAATCTGACCAAACCAACAAGGGCTTATTTTGGCAAAAAAGATGCGCAACAACTTTATCTTTTGCAAAATATGGTCACCTCTTTCTTTTTGGATTTGGAAATAGTCCCTTGCGAAATTGTAAGGGAAGATGATGGACTAGCCCTCTCCAGTCGCAATGTTTACCTAAGTGCGCAAGAACGTAAAGATGCCCTACTTCTATGTGAATCACTCAAAGTTGCCACACATGCCATCATTGCAGGGGAACGCGATATAGCAACGATTAAAGCTGAAATGTTGCATACCTTGTTACCTTTACATGTAGAATACGTGGAGATTTTAAATCGTGATTTTGATACAATATCTACTATTGAAATAGGCAACTCTATCATTCTCGTCTGCGCCAAAGTTGGCACTACTCGCCTCATTGATAATTTATGGATTTAAAAAAGGAAATATTTGAAAAAATTACATCTCGTTTCACTAGGATGCAATAAAAACCTCGTTGACAGTGAAGTCATGTTAGGAAAACTTCAAGCGTACGAACTGTGCGATGATCCCTCTAAGGCTGACGTACTTATCGTCAATACCTGCGGCTTTATCGGACCTGCTAAACAAGAGAGTCTCAACACCATCTTCTCACTCCACGAAACACGCAAAAAAGGCTCTGTCCTTGTTATGGCAGGCTGTTTGACTGAACGCTATAAAGAAGATCTCACCCAAGAGCTTAAAGAGGTTGATCTTTTTACGGGTGTGGGTGATTATGACAAGATCGATGAGATCATCGCCCTTCGTCAAAACCGCTTTAGTCCCGCTACGTACTTACAAAACGAAGAGGAACGTGTGATTACAGGCTCCAATGCCCATGCATATATTAAACTCTCTGAAGGCTGCAATCAAACATGTAGCTTTTGTGCCATCCCTGGCTTTAAAGGTAAGCTTCACTCACGCACCCTTGAATCGCTTGTCAAAGAGGTAAAGGTACTCGTTTCAAAAGGCCTTTATGACTTTAGCTTTATCTCTCAAGACAGTAGCTCATTTTTGCGTGATGTGGGTGAAAAAGAGGGACTTATTAAACTCATTGATGCGGTTGAGCAAATTGAGGGCGTTAAGAGCGCGCGCATTTTGTACCTTTACCCAACGACAACGTCTAACGCTCTGATTGAGCGCATTATCGCCTCACCTCTGTTTCATAACTACTTTGACATGCCGATCCAACACATCAGCGACTCGATGCTCAAGCGCATGAAGCGAGGTGCTGGACGTGAGCGCATCATTGAACAGTTAGAGCTTATGCGAAAAGCACCCAATAGCTTTATTCGCACCAGTTTTATCGTAGGACATCCAGGAGAAAGTGAAGCAGAGTTTCAAGAGCTTCTGGACTTTACCAAATTGTTTGATTTTGACCGTGTTAACATCTTTGCTTATTCGGATGAAGAAGACACATCTGCTTACGAGATGGAAGAGAAAATCGACACTAAAACCATTAATAAACGCATTAAACAACTGGATAAGCTCGTCCAAGCCAAAACGAAAAAAAGCTTTGAAAAAGAGGTTGGTAAAGAGGTCATCATCTTAGTTGAAGGTGAAAGCAGTGAGCATGAGTATTTTATGGGAGCACGTGAGCTTCTATGGGCACCGAGCATTGATGGTGAGGTCTTGGTCAATGACTCCGATGTAGAGAATATTGAGGTCGGAAAATGTTACCGCGCAACCATCACCGAATGTGCTGGAGATCAACTCATTGCAACCATTACCACTGTTGCATGAAGCAACGCTAACTTCTTTACGTCGCACAAAAAACCTATTGGCATTCTCAGGCGGTGGTGACTCCACCGCCCTCTTCTTTTTACTGCTTGCCCATAACATTCCTTTTGATATTGCCCATGTTAACTACCAAACAAGAGAGCAAAGCAGTGTTGAAGAGGCGTATGCTAAAAGACTTGCAGAGATGTACCATAAACACCTTTTTAGCTTTACATGTAAACTTGAAAATGCCAATTTTGAGCATTATGCACGAGAAGAGCGTTACACTTTTTTTGAAGCTGTTATTCAAGAACATGGTTACGAGAATCTTCTTACGGCGCACCATTTGGGAGATCAACTGGAATGGTTTTTAATGCAACTCACCCGTGGAGCTGGACTTGTGGAAATGCTTGGGATGCAAGAAGTGGAAAGCAGAGAGCATTACACGCTTATGAGACCTCTTTTACATGTAAGCAAAAAAAAGCTTCAGGACTACCTAGAAGAACACAATATAACCTACTTCAACGATGCAAGTAATGACTCATTCAAACACTTACGCAACAAGTTCCGACATGATTACGCAACCCCACTCATCGATGCGTATGAAGAGGGAATTGCCAAAAGCTTTGCTTACTTAGAGGAAGATCGTAAGCGACTTTTACCCCATCAGCCTAAACGCCTTAAAGAGCTTTTTATACTACCAAAAGACGCTGATGACCTTATTAATATTCGGCAAATCGATAAAATACTCAAGCTTTTGGGTATCTTAGTTTCCAAAGCGCAAAGAGATGAGATTTTAAAAACAGAGTCTTGTGTTATCGGTGGAAAAATTGCAGTTTGTTTTGAAAAAGAGAGAATTTTTATAGCACCTTATCTTAAACACGATATGGAAAAGCACTTTAAAGAGGTATGTCGCAAAGCGCGCATTCCTTCCAAAATACGCCCCTACCTTTACACTTCTGGTATTGATCCTAATGTGTTGCGTTAAGATCATACACCTTAACTTTAAACGTTGAGCTAATACTTTCCTTTCCCGATTCTAAATAGATTGGAAAGTCAGCTTGAACAATGCTGCTGTAGCGATTAAGCCCTTCTAAAAAATTGTAGAAATTCGTTGGTGTTTTAAGTGTTGATGTCACGTTAAGTTCGTACTCTACAAACTCTTTTTTATACTCAGACTTTGTTACTTCCGTAAGAGAAACTTGGGTAAAAAATTTCCCAGCATAACGAATAAACTCTTCTTGCGTAAAGGGGTGCTTAAAAGCTCCAATGATGTGTACATTCTCTGCTTTGAGTTTTGAAAGCTCTGCTTCACGTTCCAAAAAGAGATTTTCAACTCTGGTTTTATGCACCAAAACACGTTTATGTTCTGCTTGCAAAATACGATGTTCTTTGACATTGGGGATAATAAGTAAAAAAACAAAAGCGAATGTGATGACGATGAAGACCATTAAAAAAATGAGCAACTTCATCATATCGATTTTTTCTAAGCTTCTATCAAGGCTATTCACGGAAACCATCCTCGCCAAGAATTTTATTGATGCTCACAAAATTATACCATCCCTCTTTTGTAAGGTAAAACGTCGTATTGCTCGTATGAAAAATGGATTTTAGAGGGGCTGCTAACAAGAAATTAAATGTATCTTGTGTCGGCGAAACACCATATAAAACGAGCGAATTTCGCTCCATCTGAACTTTTTTGAGCGTAATTTGATCGGGCACTAAATCAAAAAGATTTTTCATACTCTCTTTAAGAAGTGTATTGTTTGAGAAAATTTCTTCTGAGAGTGCTTTTTGACGTAAAATAAGACCAATGGCTTCATCATCTTCATCAATTTTTGTCTCAAGCATCTCGCGTTCTTTGGCCAAATCAACAATACCATGTTTAAATGAACTCATTTCAATCACAATATAGAAGTTAAAGATAATCATAAAGAGCGACATCAAACTAATGAAAATCAGCCACATCTTACTAAAGAGTGATATGAATGGTTTTGGGCGAGGTGCAATAAAACTTAGTTTCATTTAAAAACCTCAGCAATAGCGATGTCACACATGCGGTCGCCTACATCCACTTTATGTATCTCTACATCCATCATCAATTCATCTTCAAGTTGGTGAATCAGCTCTGAACTAATTTCATACCCGTCAAAAATAATAATCTCGTCGATAAATTCACTCTGATATAAAGGATTGTGATAGTACTCTTCAAGAGAAGATCGGAGGTATTTATAGACCAAAAGATCACGCCCATATAGCTCTAAATTCATATCTTCTTCTTTAATGTCTTCCATTCCTTTAAAATGAACAATGGCTTTATCTTCGATATCAGAAAATGAGTCAGTGGAACGCAAATCATCAATATCTTCTAACTCACCTAATTCCTCAAGCTCACTTAGCTCCTCGATTCCTTCACGTTCTTCCTCTTCTTTAACCATTTCAGGCATCGAATCGGATGAAACAATATCTTCTTCTGCTTGTTCATTTTCCCAATCATTGACATCATCGCTACGCGTAAAAGAGGTATCGCTCTGAGTTTTGAAAAAGGCACCAAAATGAAGGTGCTTCTCTTCAAAAATAGCCAAAATAAAAAAATCTTGGCAATTAAGAATATAACATGTAGGTTTGCTCTTGAGTTTTTGAGAAACGACAAAGTCACTTAAAAGAATAAATGGAGAATAGATCAGATCAAGACCTACCTCTGAGAAAAGATTCTTTGCCCATTTAATTTCAATGTAGGAAGCATACGCGGACCATTGATTGAACAAAGAGACATGATGAACATTTTGCATATCGACATGATGCTTACTAAAACTTGCATTCCCTGTACCGGAAATGGCTCCTTGTCCTAAAGAGCTTAGCAAAAAAGAGATATAGACAAAAGTGTACTCATCTTGCAATGATAAAAGGTAATTTTCAAGAGCTTTATCAAGTGCTTCAAGAGGTGATGAAAGCGGAAAAGTTTTTGTAAAAGTTTTTTGAATGGAGCCATCTTTTATAACTTTACAACGTAGCACACATTCTGTTTCATTTAACACAACAGCCACAAAAAGGTTCTGAAATTTTTTCTGAAGAACAGTTCTTATGCCCATATTTCTGACTCTTTGTTCACGTCATTACTCTTGTGTTAATTTGAATTTGTACTATATATTAGACTAATCTTGCTTAAGTTTTGTAAAATATCAAGCAAAAGTAATACCATTTGTCCCAAAGAAGCTAGACTGCATGCTCTAGAAGACGCTTTTGGATCAATGCTTTTGCCGCTTCGAGTGTTAAATCATCCACATAAAACGCATCGCCAAAATAAAACTCTAATGTACAAAAGGGTTTGGGAATACAAAATTGATCCCAACTCTTCATCTTCCAAAAAGACGTTGGATTACAGTTTATGGTAACAATAGGTACTTTTTTCATCTGTGCAAGTACGACAATACCATCGGCAACGCTATGCCTCGGTCCTCTAGGACCATCGGGCGTAATACCAATATCACGACCTTTTTGCAGTGATTTTAAAGCACTTCTTAAAACAGAAGCCCCACCTTTGGACGAGCTTCCACGAATCGTACCACCTCCAAAAAGTTGCATCAGCCGCGCGACGAGCTCTCCATCAAAATGATTACTCACGATGGTATCAATAGCTCTTCGCTTGGTATAATAGGTGTAAGCAGCAGCAGCCATTAATATTTCGCCATGCCAAAGAGCGTAAATACACGGTGTTGCAGAACTGTTATTTCCAACGTAAAATTTCTTTTTACATGTAAAGAATAAAAGTTTGATGAGAGCGTAAACAAGGGGTGGAACAATCCACACCAAAAGCTTACGTTTAAGCTCTTTAGAGAACAATTTCGCCATAAAGAGAGAGACGTTTAGGGTTAGTAATTTTAATGTTCACAGTCTGTCCTAGTAAACTTTCATCACCCTTGATCTGAACAAGCGCATTATTGTCACTTCTTCCTGCTAAAAAGCCACTGTTACGAAGTTCATCAATATAAACGGGATAAATTTTATTAAGGTGCGCTTCTGCAATCTCATCTAAAATTTCATCTTGAAGAAGTTGTAACCGCTCCAGTCTAGCGGACCCTATTTCGGAGTCAATTTGGTTGGTAAACTCAGCTGCTTTTGTTAGAGGTCTTGGCGAATATTTAAACGCAAAAATTTGCTCAAATTTCACTTGTCTCATTACATCAAGCGTATCTTCAAAATCTGCTTCACTTTCCCCTGGAAAAGCCACAATGATATCGGTACTGATTGAAACATCAGGAATCATTTCACGTAATTTCAACGCTCTGTTTAAAAACCACTCTTTGCTATAACCTCTTCGCATCTGCTCTAAAATATGCGTCGAACCACTTTGCAATGGCATGTGCATCGATTTGCACACTTTTGGATTATTAGCAAATGTTTCTAGAAATTTATCGTCCATGTGCAATGGATGAGGAGAGGTAAAACGAATACGCTCTACTTCTGGGATTTCGCTAATTTGATTAAGTAAATCTGAAAAATCCATATTATATTGAACATTTCCACTAAAGCGTTTGCCATAATTATTAACATTTTGCCCGAGTAAAAAGATCTCTTTAGCTCCATTTTGAGCTGCTTTTCGTGCTTCGTTGATAATGAGTTCAGCAGGAATAGAAATCTCATCACCTCTTGTTTGAGGAACGATGCAGTAGGTACATTTTTTATCACAACCAATCGAGATGTTGACGAATGCTTTATAAAGACTGTTACGGTACTCGCCAAAGGCATAGGTACTTTCGTCATAGTCAGTGTCGACACTTAAAAATTTTTCGGTATTGACGGCGGTAGAAATTTTGGAAACATTGCGCGCACCGATGACAAAACTGACATAAGGAGCACGTCTAAAAATCTCTTTACCCAAATGGCTTGCGGTGCATCCGCACACACCAATTTTGGCGCCCTCTTTTTTTTGAAGATTGTACTTGCCGATCTCTGAAAAAAGTTTACTGACAGGTTTTTCGCGCACACTACACGTATTGATCAAAATCAGATCCGCTTCTTGTACACTACTCGTTAAAACATAATTTTCTCTATCCCCAAGTTCTGCGATGATGTGCTCAGAGTCCCGCACATTCATCGCGCAACCGAGGGTCTCTATATAAAGCTTTTTTTCCTCTAAAATACCCAAAATCCAGCCTTAGAGAATATGTACTTCGTACATGTAATCGCTTTCGCCTAAACCGTAACGGATGTCTCTTAAATAGACGCTAAAACCTTGCGCTTCAAAGTGTTCCACTAAACTTACAAGGTCTTTGTGAGAGTTCTCTTTATCAAAATAAAAAATCTTTTGTCCCTCTTTTTCGATAATCTCAGTTACTTTCTCCAATGTAATTGTCTTTGGTTTTCCATTAATTTCATTTCTTGCTAATTTGATTTCCATCATAAACCTCTTTTCTATCGAGAAAATTATCGTATGTGTCCAATATGCACAAAGATATATCGCGAAGTATACTTTATTTTCGATAAATTCCTCATTAAAAGCAAACAAGTGTGTTGGCATAAAGAAAAATAAAAGAAGATTTTAGCTATAATCCTTATTCTTCACCGCAATCGTTTAAATTTCCATTTTTGATTTTTCATCATTGCGATTATCACACCATGATATAAAAATATGTATCTTTTTAAGGAAGCTTATGGAAAAAATTGTAGACATTATAGAATCTATTGCCCATGAAAAAGGGCTGGACATTAACGAAGTTAAAAATACCGTCACCTTGGCATTGGTCAAGACTGCAAAACGAATTTATGGCGCAGAATACGAATACGGCGCGGAAATTGATCCCGCGACAAAAACACTTAAACTTTATCAAAAAGTCATCGTTGTTGCCCCTGATGATGAAAGACTTTTAGATGGAAATGAAAATTTTATTGCCATTAAAGAAGCCAAAGAAGTTGATCCTGACATCGAAATTGGCGATGAACTCACCTATGAGTTGCCACTCGATAATTTAGGAAGAACAGCAGCCGCAACCCTTCAAAAAGAACTTGAATACCACATTCAACGCTTGCTTGAAAATAATATTTTTGAAAAATACCAAAAACTTGTGGGTAAAACTGTTTTTGGAACCGTAGTGCGTGTGGATAATGATGAAAACACCTATATTGAAATCGAAGAAATCAGAGCCGTACTACCACGCAAAAACCGTATTAAGGGTGAGAAATTTAAAGTCGGTAATGTTGTTAAAAGCGTTATTCGTAAAGTTTTAATTGATAAATCTCAAGGCATGTATGTTGAGCTTTCACGTACAAGCCCAAAATTCTTAGAATCATTATTGGAGCTTGAAGTTCCTGAGATTAAAGATGAACTTATCAAAATTATCGGTAGTGCTAGAATTCCAGGAGAGCGTGCGAAGATAGCACTTAGTTCATTACATCCTAACATTGACGCTGTTGGTGCTACGGTTGGAACAAAAGGTGTGAGAATTAATGCGGTCAGTAAAGAGTTACACAATGAAAATATCGACTGTATTGAATACTCAAATATCCCTGAGATTTTTATTGCACGTGCTCTTTCACCTGCCATTATTTCTAATGTTAAAATTCAAAATGGCAAAGCGATTGTTACACTTCCAAGTGATCAAAAGTCAAAAGCGATTGGTAAGAATGGTATTAACATCCGTTTGACGTCAATGCTGACTGGATTTGAGATTGAATTGGTTGAATCAGGCTCTTCCACAACTTCAAGTGAATCTGCCAATGATGAGCAACCAGAACGCGATCCAAATGCACTTAAAAACCTTTTCGGTGGACTATAATCATCTTTACATGTAAAGCGTAATGCTTTACATGTAAACCTTGTTTACCTCTTTACTCAGTCTTTTCTTTCACGTATTCAGCACCATGGTTGATCTTCTCTTTCGTCCATTCTGCACTGTCTTTAGCATCTTTTTTAATGCCACCCCATGTTGCACAGCCACTCATCAATACAACTGCTACTAAAGCTAAAATAATGTTTCTCATAATATTATCCTTTTCAAAGTGATTTATCCTCGTCGTTTAAAGTGAGGATTGAGTTTTGTCAATACCAAATCGGCAATCATATTGCCAATTAAAGTTAAAAATGAAGAAATAATGAGTATACCCATGATAACAGGATAATCCCTGCTTAATGCGCTTTGATAAAAAAGCAAGCCCATACCATTTATGGCAAAGATAGACTCTAAAATCACACTGCCACCAATAAGTCCTGGAAGCGAAAGTCCTAGTATTGTCACAATCGGAGGCGAGAGATT from Sulfurospirillum oryzae encodes:
- the tilS gene encoding tRNA lysidine(34) synthetase TilS, giving the protein MQPLPLLHEATLTSLRRTKNLLAFSGGGDSTALFFLLLAHNIPFDIAHVNYQTREQSSVEEAYAKRLAEMYHKHLFSFTCKLENANFEHYAREERYTFFEAVIQEHGYENLLTAHHLGDQLEWFLMQLTRGAGLVEMLGMQEVESREHYTLMRPLLHVSKKKLQDYLEEHNITYFNDASNDSFKHLRNKFRHDYATPLIDAYEEGIAKSFAYLEEDRKRLLPHQPKRLKELFILPKDADDLINIRQIDKILKLLGILVSKAQRDEILKTESCVIGGKIAVCFEKERIFIAPYLKHDMEKHFKEVCRKARIPSKIRPYLYTSGIDPNVLR
- a CDS encoding lysophospholipid acyltransferase family protein, whose translation is MAKLFSKELKRKLLVWIVPPLVYALIKLLFFTCKKKFYVGNNSSATPCIYALWHGEILMAAAAYTYYTKRRAIDTIVSNHFDGELVARLMQLFGGGTIRGSSSKGGASVLRSALKSLQKGRDIGITPDGPRGPRHSVADGIVVLAQMKKVPIVTINCNPTSFWKMKSWDQFCIPKPFCTLEFYFGDAFYVDDLTLEAAKALIQKRLLEHAV
- the miaB gene encoding tRNA (N6-isopentenyl adenosine(37)-C2)-methylthiotransferase MiaB — its product is MLEEKKLYIETLGCAMNVRDSEHIIAELGDRENYVLTSSVQEADLILINTCSVREKPVSKLFSEIGKYNLQKKEGAKIGVCGCTASHLGKEIFRRAPYVSFVIGARNVSKISTAVNTEKFLSVDTDYDESTYAFGEYRNSLYKAFVNISIGCDKKCTYCIVPQTRGDEISIPAELIINEARKAAQNGAKEIFLLGQNVNNYGKRFSGNVQYNMDFSDLLNQISEIPEVERIRFTSPHPLHMDDKFLETFANNPKVCKSMHMPLQSGSTHILEQMRRGYSKEWFLNRALKLREMIPDVSISTDIIVAFPGESEADFEDTLDVMRQVKFEQIFAFKYSPRPLTKAAEFTNQIDSEIGSARLERLQLLQDEILDEIAEAHLNKIYPVYIDELRNSGFLAGRSDNNALVQIKGDESLLGQTVNIKITNPKRLSLYGEIVL
- a CDS encoding HP0268 family nuclease is translated as MEIKLARNEINGKPKTITLEKVTEIIEKEGQKIFYFDKENSHKDLVSLVEHFEAQGFSVYLRDIRYGLGESDYMYEVHIL
- the nusA gene encoding transcription termination factor NusA; its protein translation is MEKIVDIIESIAHEKGLDINEVKNTVTLALVKTAKRIYGAEYEYGAEIDPATKTLKLYQKVIVVAPDDERLLDGNENFIAIKEAKEVDPDIEIGDELTYELPLDNLGRTAAATLQKELEYHIQRLLENNIFEKYQKLVGKTVFGTVVRVDNDENTYIEIEEIRAVLPRKNRIKGEKFKVGNVVKSVIRKVLIDKSQGMYVELSRTSPKFLESLLELEVPEIKDELIKIIGSARIPGERAKIALSSLHPNIDAVGATVGTKGVRINAVSKELHNENIDCIEYSNIPEIFIARALSPAIISNVKIQNGKAIVTLPSDQKSKAIGKNGINIRLTSMLTGFEIELVESGSSTTSSESANDEQPERDPNALKNLFGGL